A stretch of the Bacteroidota bacterium genome encodes the following:
- a CDS encoding alpha-amylase family glycosyl hydrolase translates to MGKIVDMFGEYPLKRLTLRASILILFVIIFISCKDKIHTVQQKPVHQAPAAQVTHLEWTKNANIYEVNIRQFSPEGTLKAFEEQIPRLKDLGVDILWLMPVNPIGEKNRKGTLGSYYSIKDYLAVNPEYGTLIDMKSLVATAHTMNMHVIIDWVANHTSWDNDLLKEHPEFYKRDSTGKILSPFDWSDVLQLDYENRDLWEYMIGAMKFWIEATAIDGFRCDVAGMVPTEFWNKARADLDKVKPVFMLAEAEQPELLTEAFDADYGWELYHIMNGIAQGKKKVKNIDAYFQKIDTVIPAGAYKMYFTSNHDENSWNGTEFERLGDAARTFAVLTATVPGIPLIYNGQEVAFNHRLQFFEKDSIDWKDNPEYTGLYKTLLELKKNNEALWNGGFGGSFTKLMTSADTAIYAFAREKGSNIIVAIFNLTPTQKQFKITTANYVGEYMDAFSGEIIKLKKKESMLLNPWEYRIYIKDSL, encoded by the coding sequence ATGGGCAAAATAGTTGACATGTTTGGAGAATATCCTTTAAAAAGACTGACCCTACGGGCATCTATCCTTATCCTTTTCGTTATCATTTTTATTTCTTGCAAGGATAAGATACATACCGTACAGCAAAAACCTGTACATCAGGCACCTGCCGCGCAAGTCACACATCTTGAATGGACCAAAAATGCAAATATCTACGAAGTCAATATCCGACAGTTCTCACCCGAAGGCACTCTAAAAGCCTTTGAAGAGCAAATACCAAGGCTTAAGGACTTAGGCGTTGATATCTTATGGTTGATGCCGGTAAATCCTATCGGCGAAAAAAATCGCAAGGGAACACTCGGGAGTTATTATTCGATTAAGGATTACCTGGCAGTCAATCCGGAATATGGAACGTTAATAGACATGAAATCGCTTGTCGCCACAGCTCATACGATGAATATGCATGTCATTATCGACTGGGTGGCTAACCATACATCGTGGGATAATGACCTGCTTAAGGAACATCCTGAATTTTATAAGAGAGATTCAACAGGTAAGATTCTTTCACCTTTTGATTGGAGCGATGTGCTTCAGCTCGATTATGAAAACAGGGATCTGTGGGAATATATGATCGGCGCCATGAAGTTCTGGATCGAAGCAACAGCGATTGACGGATTCCGTTGTGATGTCGCCGGAATGGTGCCGACAGAATTCTGGAACAAGGCCAGGGCCGACCTCGACAAGGTTAAACCTGTGTTCATGCTTGCTGAAGCGGAACAGCCTGAACTCCTTACCGAAGCTTTTGATGCCGATTATGGATGGGAGTTGTATCATATCATGAACGGTATAGCTCAAGGAAAAAAGAAAGTAAAGAATATCGATGCTTATTTTCAAAAGATTGACACAGTGATCCCAGCAGGCGCCTATAAGATGTACTTTACATCCAATCATGATGAAAACTCTTGGAATGGGACCGAGTTTGAGAGGCTGGGAGATGCTGCAAGGACTTTTGCGGTGCTCACGGCTACCGTGCCGGGTATACCGCTGATATACAACGGGCAGGAAGTAGCCTTTAACCACCGTCTGCAATTTTTTGAAAAAGACAGCATCGACTGGAAGGACAATCCCGAATATACCGGACTATATAAAACTCTCCTCGAATTAAAGAAGAACAATGAAGCGCTGTGGAATGGCGGTTTCGGTGGTAGTTTCACGAAGCTAATGACCTCTGCCGATACTGCTATTTATGCCTTTGCACGCGAAAAAGGCAGTAACATAATCGTTGCCATATTCAACCTGACACCCACACAAAAGCAATTCAAAATCACGACAGCAAATTATGTCGGGGAATATATGGATGCATTTTCCGGAGAAATAATCAAGTTAAAGAAAAAAGAATCTATGCTGTTAAATCCCTGGGAATATCGGATTTATATTAAGGATTCGCTATAA
- a CDS encoding alpha-amylase family glycosyl hydrolase: protein MKKNGLFLLVILLIVSCSQNVPVLKIHSSEHMAGLTSPVVLKPDTTVVCMEDYIPDPTPIDSIRINGISYNQDAGHAITYVAGPVDPVLSEMQVWVEGIPYSILVKKSRKIAKTFTFDPKGQEYQRVRLAGTINGWNPSSTPLLRKDNMWQTTLLLNPGTYFYQIDIDGRWRTDPANPDSADNNMGGYNSVMKIGDTEGKERPFLFSMSHTPGKVTIGSRNPVEGYFVFYQNYRLPDAYLKRNGEKLDIIIPDDATNRLRSYLRIWAYSKTGESNDMLIPFEKGKVISDPSLLTREDKEGMIIYNIMVDRFFDGDASNDHPVPDPEILPKANYMGGDIAGITQKITEGFFSDLGVNTIWMSPVIQNPEGAWGLYPNPHTKFSGYHGYWPVSFTRVDYRFGTHDAFKEMVNTAHENKMNILLDFVAHHVHKEHPFYKEHPGWVTSLYLPDGSLNTERWDEYRLTTWFDIFLPTLDLARPEVYELLSDSAVYWLKEFQLDGFRHDATKHIPEVFWRTLTKKIKTEIIIPDNRPVFQIGETYGNGELISSYINSGELDSQFDFNVYDAAIGVFVRDKEPFGNLINTLRESFMYYGNHNLMGYITGNQDRARFISFASGSLSFAEDGKKAGWTRDIEVKDPVGYQKMALLIAFNMTIPGIPVIFYGDEIGMPGGNDPDNRRMMKFTNLNEHEQNLKNITKELIRIRKENLAFIFGDFELLEMSTTTLAFTRTYFDRIGIVVFNKDQNNANIEFEIPERFEKTELKAHFGNQLNRDGKKIIMRLPAHTFEILLN from the coding sequence ATGAAAAAAAATGGACTATTCCTGCTTGTAATTTTGCTGATAGTCAGCTGCAGCCAAAATGTACCGGTTTTAAAAATTCACAGCTCAGAACACATGGCCGGTCTCACATCACCTGTCGTACTGAAACCGGATACCACTGTTGTGTGCATGGAGGATTATATTCCTGATCCCACTCCGATCGATTCCATCAGGATCAATGGTATATCCTATAACCAGGATGCCGGACATGCCATCACTTATGTTGCCGGCCCGGTTGATCCGGTGCTTAGCGAGATGCAGGTATGGGTGGAAGGTATCCCCTATTCCATCCTGGTTAAAAAATCAAGAAAGATAGCCAAAACCTTTACATTTGATCCAAAAGGCCAGGAATATCAGCGTGTGCGTCTGGCAGGCACCATCAATGGCTGGAATCCGTCATCCACTCCGCTTCTCAGGAAGGACAACATGTGGCAAACAACACTGTTGTTGAATCCCGGAACCTATTTTTACCAGATCGACATAGACGGACGGTGGCGAACTGACCCGGCAAATCCGGATTCAGCCGATAACAATATGGGAGGCTATAACTCTGTCATGAAGATCGGGGATACAGAAGGCAAAGAACGGCCCTTCCTGTTTTCGATGTCGCATACTCCCGGTAAGGTGACCATTGGATCCCGGAATCCTGTTGAAGGGTATTTTGTCTTCTACCAGAATTACCGGTTACCTGATGCCTATCTGAAAAGAAACGGCGAGAAACTGGATATTATCATTCCTGATGATGCAACAAACCGTTTGCGCTCCTATCTAAGGATATGGGCCTATAGCAAAACCGGTGAGAGCAATGACATGCTCATCCCATTTGAGAAAGGAAAAGTGATCAGCGATCCGTCACTGCTTACGCGTGAAGATAAGGAAGGCATGATCATTTATAATATTATGGTCGACCGGTTTTTTGACGGTGATGCATCAAATGACCATCCTGTGCCGGATCCGGAGATACTTCCCAAAGCCAATTATATGGGTGGAGATATTGCAGGTATAACACAAAAGATCACCGAAGGATTTTTCTCCGACTTGGGCGTCAACACGATTTGGATGTCGCCTGTCATACAAAATCCTGAAGGAGCGTGGGGCCTCTATCCGAATCCGCACACAAAATTCTCAGGTTATCATGGCTACTGGCCTGTATCATTCACCAGGGTGGACTATCGGTTTGGAACACACGATGCCTTTAAAGAGATGGTAAATACCGCCCATGAGAACAAGATGAATATCCTGCTCGATTTTGTGGCGCATCATGTCCATAAGGAACATCCATTCTACAAGGAGCATCCAGGCTGGGTCACCAGTTTATATCTGCCCGATGGCAGCCTGAATACCGAACGGTGGGATGAATACAGGCTGACCACATGGTTCGATATATTCCTTCCCACCCTCGACCTTGCCAGACCCGAAGTCTATGAATTACTTTCCGACTCGGCTGTTTACTGGCTTAAAGAATTTCAACTGGATGGTTTCCGCCATGATGCAACAAAACACATTCCTGAAGTATTCTGGCGAACACTCACCAAAAAAATCAAAACAGAAATCATCATCCCTGATAACAGACCTGTTTTTCAGATTGGTGAAACCTATGGAAACGGCGAGCTGATAAGCAGTTACATCAACTCAGGTGAGCTCGATAGCCAATTCGACTTTAATGTTTATGATGCCGCCATCGGCGTATTTGTCCGCGACAAAGAACCTTTTGGGAATCTCATCAATACGTTACGAGAAAGTTTTATGTATTATGGGAACCATAACCTCATGGGATACATAACCGGCAACCAGGATAGGGCAAGGTTCATCTCTTTTGCCAGCGGTTCACTGTCGTTTGCTGAAGATGGTAAGAAAGCCGGATGGACAAGAGATATTGAAGTCAAAGATCCTGTGGGATATCAAAAAATGGCCCTGCTTATTGCATTTAACATGACAATACCCGGAATACCGGTGATCTTTTATGGCGACGAGATCGGCATGCCCGGCGGAAATGACCCGGATAACAGGAGGATGATGAAGTTCACCAATCTGAATGAACATGAACAAAATCTGAAGAACATAACAAAAGAACTTATCAGGATCAGGAAAGAGAATCTTGCCTTCATTTTTGGCGATTTTGAACTCCTTGAAATGAGCACAACGACATTGGCCTTCACAAGAACATATTTTGACAGAATAGGCATTGTGGTGTTCAATAAAGACCAGAATAATGCAAACATTGAATTTGAAATCCCGGAAAGGTTTGAAAAGACAGAGCTGAAAGCGCATTTTGGAAATCAACTTAATCGAGATGGCAAGAAGATCATCATGAGGCTTCCGGCTCACACATTTGAAATTCTGCTAAATTAA